A region of the Phaseolus vulgaris cultivar G19833 chromosome 11, P. vulgaris v2.0, whole genome shotgun sequence genome:
TTGATCTACGTGGATCGTCAAGATGTCGCCTGAGAGGGAAGGGAATTTCATTGCTAAGTGGGGCGTGGAGACGATCACTCCGAGCTTGTTGAGGGACGACCTgccgaggaggatgttgtaggacGTGTTGACGTTTATGACCAAGTATCTGATCTTGAGGGTTTTGCTAGCCCCTTCAAGGCCGAATGTTGTGTATAGCTCTATGTAACCCTTCGTTCCTACGCGTTCCCCAGAAAAACCGATAACGTGGTCGTTGTAGGGCATCATTTCCTCCTCCGGGATTCTCATGGCTTTGAAGGTCTTCCAGTATAATATGTcgaccgaacttccttggtccacgagggtcttcttgatcataaagttGTCGATATCGACCGATATCACCATTGGGTCGTCCTGTGTTGGGTCTATCCCCTTGAAATCTTCATCTGTGAACGTAATCGGTGGCATCCTCGGCCGGGCGGAGACGAGGTTTACTTGGTGGACGGCGCGTAAGTGCTTCTTGCGTGCGCTGTTGGAACTGCCTCCGCCAGCGAACCCTCCGGCTATGGTGTTAATTACCTCTCGGCCCCTACGAGTGTCGGCTTGTGGGGGGTCGTCCCTTCGTCCCCGTCGGTCTCCGCGCCTATCACCCTCTCGTGGACCTGGGGGGGTTCGATCTCTTCTCCTAGGCGTTTGCTCTTTGCATGGGGAGCGACGCGCTTCCCGGGTCCCACGCACAAAGCGTCTGAGGTGTCCGGCCTGAATGAGCTCTTCTATTTTGTCTTTCAGAGCTTGGCATTCTTCGGTGGAGTGGTCGGTATTCTTGTGGTACCGGCACCTTTTGCTGCGGTCGGCATTTTCTGGGCTCAAGGCCCTTCGAGGCGGTGGTATCAGCTCGGCGCTCAGGGCCTCTTGCAAAATTTTGCTCCTATTCGCGTTCAGAGGCGTGTAGCGGGAGAAGCGGGGTCCTCGGTTGTCCCTTTTTTGGTCTCGGCCAGTTCGTGACCTTCCTTGCCGTTCCCTGTCCTCCTTCTTTTCTCCGCTTGCCTCGGCCCGGGCGTTGTTCCTGAATTCGCGAAGTTCCTCTAGCTGCATGAATTTCGCCGCTCGGCGTCTAAGGTCATCGAGGTTGGTAGCAGGCTGCATACACAGGCTATCAGCAAACGGACCGGGTCTAAGGGCggtcagcatgtggtgcatAGCCACCTCGGGACTGAGGTTGCGAATGCTCATAGCGGTTTTGCTGAACCGATCGATGAACgttctgagggactctcccttcTCTTGGCGAATGCCGACCAGGGCTATGGATGTTAGATGGAGGCGGCGGCTTGTTGCGAACTGGACATCGAATTTCACTATCAGGGTCTCGAAACAATCTATCGAGTTTGCAGGGAGTTTGGTGAACCAGCTCAGAGCGCCTCCCTTTAGGGAGGTGGGGAAGACTCGGCAAAAGACCGCGTCGTCTGTGGTGTACAGGCTCATATGTGTTCTGTACGCGTTCACGTGCTCATTGGGGTCGGTCGTTCCATCGTACCGATCCCTGTTGAAGCCTTTCCATTTGTCCGGCAGGGGGGTATCCATGACGCGGTCAGTAAAGGGATGACGCCGATCTGGGCCCGCCGTGGCGGTAGTGTTGGCTGTTTTGCTAGGATGGGACTCCCCGTCCATTTCCAGAGTGAAGTCGTTTTTCGTATCCTTCTCGGCCTGGAGGCCGGCACCGGTGGCGTAGGACTTGCCGGCCTGGTTGGTCACGGCGAGGGACGGTACCCCCTCGACCAGCCTCTTCATTCGTTTGTTTTCTTCCTGGAGGCTTTTGATTTCTTCCTCGTTCTTCTTAGCGGCCTCCTCGTGTGCCTTCTTCATCTCTGCTAACTCCTTCTGGAGGGCTATCATCATTGCCGTTTGGTCTGCCTCGGTCATGCTTGCCATGCTACAggttgataccatctactgCTGTGGTTGCTTCTGGCTCtcctcgggccccacggtgggcgccaattgttctcgaactAGGTTGGGGACTGGGAGAACTATTGTCTTCAGATGTCACTCGGTCGGTCGTGTCTCACGTTCCTCCTTGTCTTCCTCGCCGAACGGCTCCTTAGActggtggggtacctgcagatggcactccaacgctcaagtcagtggggtatCATATTCGGCTGGTTagaatactgtagataatgacgtaccttcttccttggaatgcgtgatatttatattaccttgatgggcccttgctgttgggccggattagggggttgtttagcgattagggttggattaggtCGTTTTCTAACCATGGGTTAACCTTTGCTAATTGggtcaacctttgacttgagCACCTTATGTCGATCGGCCACATATGACACGTGGTCGACCTCGTACCTTAAAGTAGGATCTTGACACATGGGTTGACCGAGTCCATAGACCGGTCGGAATATTGCCTTGAAAGTGGTTATCCCACCCTACTCTCATAACTTATGAATATCAGCTAACGTAGTTCACTTAACAATTAGCAACCCTAATCAGCTAACGTAGTTCACTTAACAATTAGCAACCCTAATCAAATGACTGCATAATGTGATTAATAAGAACTTACGACTAGTTCATCAAACATTCAATTGAACTTAAAAGCCTAACCGCACAACTTGTTTGAAgaatattgttaatttttttcaagaTGTGAATCAAGTCTAAAGCTTGAATGACATTCCAAAACCCTAATCTTAAATGATTATTTGACTATAAGTTATTTAAAGAGAATCACCAAGATTGTTTCAACATTCATCCCGTCAGTATTTCGATCATTTCAACTTTATTCAAGTATTATCCGAGCATTCGAGTTTGACCACTGTAATTCGGTCgacaatacaaaataaaaattcatacacattaaaaaaaatattgcataagttaaataaaattagttaaattgTTTAAAGTTCTCAAAGGTGAATTCAAATATCTATAAAGGGTCAAACAACTATTCCAGAGAGTATTCGACCTCCTCATTTGCCTTGGTTACACCGCCACCTTCATCTTGGCCTTTCTCTTCTTCATCTCTCTCGACTGGGACCAACTCACCATTGATGACGTCTTTTGTATAATCGTAGCGTTCGTCATCAATAGGGGTTCCATGGAAGAAAGCAGCTTGTCGTATCCCTTGGGTTGAATCTGTCATTTCCAATTCGGAGGAGGAATGACTGATAATATGCTAATTCTTCAGCAATAGCTTTATGTTTCACCATTGCCTCCTCCTCGGTCTTCACCCGCTTGACGTCTTTGTTTAACAACTCAGCCTCTTTGGTCTTCAGCTTGACTTCCAAAGTAGAAATTTTACCTTTCCCGTGGTTTTGGGAATCATAAATTCTTTCCCTTAGCCCTCAATTAGGTGTCTATTCCGGTACGTCTTATATAATTTCACATATCATTTAGGATTCGAGATCAATGTCAATTTAAATACATCTTCGTCCTTTAATTCACTAAGAcgccttttaagaacaaaaccgTGACGAAACTCAAAATTTTCAGAATAGACAATATCTCAAACACGGTGATTGATCTTAGCGAGTCTATCACATGCCGGAACAATATGCAAAGGACAAACTATTCTTTTTCTtgataatttgaatttatttttataaattttaaaaaaacctttaattattttatttcttttttatttttcttcaacttattttttgtaatttctttccTATTTTCTTTTTCACGCGCTTACTTTTCATCTCTTTATACTTTTcatctctttattttttttccctttcccATCAAGAAAAATCTGAGTGAAATTGGGAGaatgaatttttttcatattgaaTGTCATGcgaaaattttgtatttatttatttccttttcaaatgcatataaattttaatatggtTTCACCTATTTAATTTCTAAGAGAGATAAACGATGATGCGAAAATTTAATGATGGGTAAAATGAGAAATTTCTTCTATACAACTTTagtgatttattttaattttaaatgaaattatgtCATAAAAAGTACATTTATTTGTGTAGATGGATTATTTTTCCTAGTATGGTTGAAGATCACATTAGCTACTAAAATATAATCAAACTAACTCATACAAATAAGACAAAAATCTTAATTCATATACCAACTTTTAGAATTTGGTTCAGGTGTTTAATAACCCTATTTATAAGATGTACCATATATACAAAGGGAACGAATTTTATTGACATTTATTAAGTAAGTTGTGTTTTAGTAAATCCTTTCTCCGAGCAATTAAATATTTCACATTATTATACAGACCGATTATAAATTCTTTCTCGTACGTTTTCTTTTTCGACATCACCTATGTGTATGGTTAGTAGTTCAACTTAGTTAATGTTTTTCTTTCAGTTTTCTAagagaattgttgaaaaatgTACTCTTTTTTCTTTAGAACTAAGCCGAACGAAACATgtctaaatatttgtttttaagatCTAAACATCTTCTGAAATCTCCCATTTCTGTTATCTCTAATGCATTAACAGATTTTTGCATGCAGTGTTTTTATATAGAATGTCTCATCTAGGTGTCTTCTTTTTTTAGTATTGATGCAATTCCGTTTTGAAATTCCTTAGAAGTAGTATAGTTTATAACTTTTGGCAGATTGGTGTACGTTGTAGTTGTAAATTTTATCAACCAAAGTTTTATGAAATAGTATGGTAAACTCACGAGACTTATTTGTTAAACAGATAGAAACTTAACAAATATGCATATGGGAAAAATGGTAAGAAAGACGTGTTGTtgaatacatttatttattattatttttattaattctatattatatatatatatatatatatattgatgaaTCTTTTAAGGAGGGATTTCCATCAGAGATTCAACAATAATGAGACATAAGTTAAACCCACATAAGATGTTGACATTATCTCCAACAAGAGTTCACAAGTCTTTCTTTCTTGTATGTTGCTTAACTTCTCATTTCTAGCTAGTTAATGTGAGACTTAGACTCATACTTAGATTCCTAACAATCTCTTCTCCCAAGTGTGAGTCTTTTCGACGTTGGTACACCTCCCTCAAGCGAAAACATTTTAAACTATGAGTACATCCTCACTCTTTTACTTATACTATTATTCATCATAAAGGATACACTTACTTGAAATTTGTATCAGGAATACTTTTGATACAAGGACAACTCTTATATTGTACTCGTTCGAGCCGATCACAAAGACAAAGTATCAACTCTGATACCAATGAGACATGAGTCAAACCTTCATAAGAAATTGACACCATCTAACCAAAAACCTTAAGGCAATGAGTTTATGCGACacacattttaattaaatttatcatttatatatatgtatatataaatcaTTATTAGTTAAcaatttttgttatatatatatatataacatttatcCTAATGATAAAGTGCTTTAATTTGataagaaactaaataaaataataaagtaaagTTTTGAATTTGTTGCTTAAAAAAAAGCCCAActagagataaaaaatttaaattttatgttgtttttgcttGAGTGAGAATGTTTTTGTATGAGAAGCAAGGTTTTGTTTGAGTAAGATTTCAATTGCACGAGAAGACTCACGCTTGATTGAAAACTCAACCAAAATCAAGTTCAAGCACACAGTCTCATTTTCATTTGAGTGAGGGACGCTTGGATACTAGCCGAGCTTTGAATCAAACACATTTTGTTGTAGATGTGTAATTATATTCTGACACTCTAATTATATTTCTTTGAATATCCATTTGGACCCAACAATACTCTTGCACCCAGGTGGTCTTACCAGCTTTGAAATGTCATTCTTTTGTAGTGACTTCATCACCTCGTACATGGCGAAATCCACTTGTCTCCATCAACATTAGCAATTACTTAATGAAAAATAGTTGGTTCAAACATCTTCATCTTCTCTACTACAACTAGCGCATAGGTAAGTGTACCATTTGACCCATATATCTCAAGTTGTCCTATCTTCCTTTGAGACCTTTGAACAATAATTTAATGATTTGATGACTGTTGTAGTAAATCTTCTAGACGTTCGGATCCATAGTTTTTAAGCTCCCTAGGTTTATCACACGTTTCTTTTAAGAGAAAACTACACATGTTTCTACACTCTCTCTAACTCTCCGACCATACTTCCGTATGCCTCCTCAGACTTCTTCAACATAACAAAGTCGTCATCAAACATGGCATTTTTAGTGACAATCTCCTATTTCAAAAGGTTACCTAATCCTGAAGCCTTTCACTACTACAAGAAATTTGCTATGCTATTACGTATTGATAATTATTTACGAATTTGgatcaaaaataaaaatgagtaggaatgaaaataataataattttaatattcgTAGAGAACTTTATCTACACCTAATTTACCATTGGATTTTTGTCCGTAGGTAATTCATAAATAACGTTGTTTTACCTACAGGTTTCTGTTGTAGGTAATTGTAAATTTTCTTGTAGTCCTGGATCTTGGTTAAAGCTTACCATTGTCTACATGATAATATGCTAGACACTCAAAGACCTTCAACGTTGTGTACTCCGGTGGCTCACCTGATCATACCTAAACTTGAGTTCTCCATTCAATGGCAATGG
Encoded here:
- the LOC137807839 gene encoding uncharacterized protein, with translation MASMTEADQTAMMIALQKELAEMKKAHEEAAKKNEEEIKSLQEENKRMKRLVEGVPSLAVTNQAGKSYATGAGLQAEKDTKNDFTLEMDGESHPSKTANTTATAGPDRRHPFTDRVMDTPLPDKWKGFNRDRYDGTTDPNEHVNAYRTHMSLYTTDDAVFCRVFPTSLKGGALSWFTKLPANSIDCFETLIVKFDVQFATSRRLHLTSIALVGIRQEKGESLRTFIDRFSKTAMSIRNLSPEVAMHHMLTALRPGPFADSLCMQPATNLDDLRRRAAKFMQLEELREFRNNARAEASGEKKEDRERQGRSRTGRDQKRDNRGPRFSRYTPLNANRSKILQEALSAELIPPPRRALSPENADRSKRCRYHKNTDHSTEECQALKDKIEELIQAGHLRRFVRGTREARRSPCKEQTPRRRDRTPPGPREGDRRGDRRGRRDDPPQADTRRGREVINTIAGGFAGGGSSNSARKKHLRAVHQVNLVSARPRMPPITFTDEDFKGIDPTQDDPMVISVDIDNFMIKKTLVDQGSSVDILYWKTFKAMRIPEEEMMPYNDHVIGFSGERVGTKGYIELYTTFGLEGASKTLKIRYLVINVNTSYNILLGRSSLNKLGVIVSTPHLAMKFPSLSGDILTIHVDQKVARECYAESLRVEPTQQRSNNSRSPKRKIADRGRSPHRYSPQPKKAITMADLDPREIEPRLEAKDELRQAELDGDDRYTSIGTAMAAADADCVHRTLKRNVDLFAWTTTDVPGVHPDIITHRLSVYKEARPVAQKKRNYGEDKRLAARSEAEKLLKAGFIAEARYSTLLANVVMVKKSSGKWRMCVDYKDLNKACPKDSYPLPNIDRLVDGAAGHKILSFLDAYSGYNQISMHHSDRGKTAFTTDDANYFYKVMSFDLKNAGATYQRLMDKIFKGMIGRSVEVYVDDIVVKSDSCGQHIKGLQEVFDALRRVNMRLNPEKCAFGVEGGKFLGFMLTHRGIEANPDKCKVITKMRSPKNLKEIQQLLGRLTALSRFVPCLAERIRPIATMLRKTSKFSWNEECEQIFGQLKVPVIVGLYQKASSEPTHRSLPGRIRGSGQRRPYPRSGPRRTPSILCQPDAPRSRDQVPNDRESGTSLGADREEDAPILPKPRNQGKDQLSYIQNFI